The proteins below are encoded in one region of Apodemus sylvaticus chromosome 13, mApoSyl1.1, whole genome shotgun sequence:
- the Fam170a gene encoding protein FAM170A, with amino-acid sequence MKRRQKRKHLEIEESKETGISKSQEDISQPESTGVAKAQSPGVGEVSSASEYFSCVSSPHKLIHRSKGTRKLLQDSSKPRSPLEQVPEGEATTAPSQQASSSCPSYKTCVSSLCMNKEERGMKIYYMQVQMKKGVAISWDTKETSESLEKQPRMEEATLPEGVWVGTPPSDVSTRNLLSDSEPIGEEKEHEEKPESDSPPGSPMVEERPRAKTPDWLVTMENGFRCMACCRVFATMESLQEHVQYGIREGFSCHVFHLTMAQRIGNMEAENTQEEEEDHNEEKEKPKEKAAEEPQPTEDDVGVKKPWSQCPGCVFDSPKDRTTEIPGSEEPARWGGPFLGEEEERTIETTVAADRMPVV; translated from the exons ATGAAACGGCGACAAAAGAGGAAACATCTGGAAATTGAAGAGTCAAAGGAAACTG GAATTTCAAAGTCACAAGAGGATATCTCTCAGCCCGAATCCACTGGAGTGGCCAAAGCCCAGAGCCCAGGGGTAGGGGAGGTCTCCTCTGCCTCCGAATacttctcctgtgtttcttctcCACACAAGCTCATCCATCGTAGTAAGG GAACCCGGAAATTGCTACAAGACAGTTCCAAGCCTAGATCACCACTAGAGCAGGTCCCGGAAGGAGAGGCGACTACTGCCCCCTCACAGCAGGCCTCCTCATCCTGTCCATCTTATAAGACTTGTGTGTCCTCTCTGTGTATGAACAAAGAGGAGAGGGGGATGAAAATATACTACATGCAGGTGCAAATGAAAAAAGGTGTGGCCATCTCCTGGGACACAAAGGAAACCTCAGAGTCCCTAGAAAAGCAGCCAAGGATGGAAGAAGCCACCCTTCCTGAGGGTGTGTGGGTAGGTACTCCACCCTCTGATGTGTCCACCAGAAACCTCCTGTCGGACAGTGAACCCAttggggaagagaaagaacatgaggAAAAACCAGAGTCAGACAGCCCACCAGGGTCTCCCATGGTTGAAGAGAGACCCAGGGCCAAGACACCTGACTGGCTGGTGACCATGGAGAATGGCTTCAGGTGCATGGCCTGCTGCAGGGTCTTCGCCACCATGGAGAGCCTCCAAGAGCACGTGCAGTACGGGATCAGGGAGGGCTTCAGCTGCCACGTCTTCCATCTCACCATGGCTCAGCGGATCGGCAACATGGAAGCAGAGAacacccaggaggaggaagaggaccacaacgaggagaaagagaaacccaAGGAGAAGGCAGCTGAGGAGCCGCAGCCCACAGAGGACGATGTTGGTGTGAAGAAACCCTGGAGCCAATGTCCAGGCTGTGTGTTTGACTCTCCAAAGGACAGAA CAACTGAGATTCCTGGGTCAGAAGAACCTGCAAGATGGGGTGGCCCTTTCTTGGGAGAG